The window GGGATTGCGCTTGAGATATTCCTCGACCACGGCAACCAGGCGGCCGCGCAGGTCGGGGATGCTGGTGAACTCGCGCACGTCAATCGAAGCCAGCCGCTCCGCCAGTCCCACCTCGTTGCAAGCGGCGAAGGCCCAGTGCGCAAAGTCGTTGGAAAATCCCTCGCGGATGAAGTGGTGCTCCTGCAAGGTCTGGAAGGTGTGCTGGAAGATGGAGTCGTTGGGACAAGTGCGCAGCGCTTCCAACAGCTCCGACAAATTCGTGGCGCGCTCCCGGCCAATGCGCAGCAAATGCGCGGCGGAGTTGAAATAGAAAGGCACACGCGCCCAACGGTCGGCGATCGACAAGGCCTGCACCGTCGCCATCAGGACTCCTCCTTAAGCCGGGGTCTTCCGCGCGGACGCGCGGAATGCCGTGGAAAGCAGTAGGATGCGCGTTCGGCGGTGCCTTGTTGTTTTGGCCACAGAATTGTACGCCTCTCCGGAGCAAGCGCCCTGGTCCGCGATGCGCAAGCTGCGCAGCGGCTGGTACCTGGAATGAGCAATGAGCAAAGGCCAGCGCGGCGAGGATCGAACCAAGGATTCCTGCCATCCCGCCGAAGATCATGCCGAGCCCCAGCACCGTGCCGAGAAACGCGAACGGCAGGCGCTTCGGCTACTCTTCGATTTTTGTAGCCAGCGGGGTCCCTTTGCGTTAAACAAAAATCTCGGCGCGGCGCCGTGCTTTGCCGGCAACTAGGCGTGCGCTCGGAACGCCGCATCGAGTCAGAAGACGCACGGCCCAAACCGGTCGGAAGGCCGCACCATGCCCCAGCACGTCGACACGTTCCTGCTCGAGCTGTTCGCCATTTTCGTGTGGGCAAAAGTTTTCGGCGAGCTGTTCGAACGACTGTATGTGCCCGCCGTGCTTGGGGAAATCCTCGCCGGCATCATTCTCGGACCGCACGCCACCGGGCTGGTGACGCCCTCCGATACGGTTGGCTCCATCGCCGAAATCGGCGCCATCTTCCTGCTCTTCACCGTCGGCCTGGATACCCGCCCTCAGGACCTGCTGCGGGTGGGCCGCCAATCTTTGCGAGTCGCGCTGGCCGGCGTGGCGGTGCCGTTCCTGCTCGGCTTCACCTACCTGCACCTGAAGGGCGGACCGGTGCACGAATCGGTATTCGTGGCCGCCGCCATGGTGGCCACCAGCGTCGGCATCACCGCGCGCGTGCTGAGCGACATTCATGCCCTGAACACGCGCGAGGCACGCATCATCCTGGGAGCGGCGGTGTTCGATGACATCCTCGGCATGATCGTGCTGGCCATCGTCGCCGGCCTGGCCACCGGCGGCAGCATCCGCTGGATCCACATACTCGTGCTGGTGGTGGAAGCTCTCGGCTTCGCCATTTTCATGATATTCATCGGCCCTCGCCTGGTCGGTCGCATGCGCACTCCGCTGCAGAGCATGTCCACCCGAGACGCGCCGCTGATTCTTGCCCTCGCCATCTGTCTTGGTCTCTCGGTGGCGGCGACCAAGATTGGCATGGCGGCCATCATCGGCGCCTTCTTCGCCGGCCTCATGTTCGCCGACTACTCCCCGGAGTGGAATCTGCAGCCGCGCGTGCACGCCATCAACGAATTCCTGGCTCCGTTTTTCTTTTTCGTGATGGGCACGCGCCTCAACATCCATCTCTTCACCGGTTCGGTCTGGGCTACCGCCATCATCATTTCGCTGCTGGCGATCGTCTCCAAGGTCCTGGGCTGCGGGCTGCCCATGCTGGGCGAAGGCATGTCCACCGCGGCCAAGATTGGCGTCGGTATGATGCCCCGCGGCGAAGTCGCGCTCATCGTCGCGCTCATCGGGTTGCAGATGAACGCCATTTCGCAGCAGGGTTATGCGGTCGTCATCTTCATGGGCGGCGTGACTACCCTGTTGGCGCCACCGCTGCTGCGCTACCTGTTCCGTAACCTCGAACCGGAAACCGGCCCGCCGGACGGATTGGAAAAGGACATGCGCGAGTCGCGCCTCGGGTAGCCCTCCCTGCAGGAAATTCCGTCCAATCTGGGCGTGTCATGCCTGCGGCCTGAAGCCTGGGAGCCTGAAGCCTGCTTGCTATAATCGGGCTTTCCAGGAGCCATGATGGCTGAGACAGGCGCCGCCTACCGCGGTATCCGGCTCGACGGACGTGTGGCGCTGGTGACTGGCGCCTCGCAGGGGATCGGACGCGCCTGCGCCATCGCCCTGGCCGAAGCCGGCGCTGCTGTCGCCCTCGCTGCCCGTAACGAGCAGAAACTGGCGGAAACCGCCGACCTCATCCGTGCCGCCGGCGGCGTGGCGGAAACTTTCAAGATCGACGTAGCCAAAGAAGACGAAATCAAATCCGGCATCAAGGCGGCCATCGCCAAGCTCGGCAAGCTCGACATCCTGGTGAACAACGCCGGCATCACCCGCGACCACCTCGCCCTGCGGATGAAGCGCGCCGACTGGGACGACGTCATCTCCACCAACCTCACCGGCGCTTACCTGTGCAGCCAACAGGTGCTCGGCTCCATGCTCCGCCAGCACTGGGGCAGGATCATCAACATCACCAGCGTCTTCGGCCAGATGGGCCAGGCGGGACAGGCGAATTACGCGGCTTCGAAGGCGGGGATGATCGGCCTGACCGTGGCGTTGGCGCGTGAAGTCGCCTCGCGCAACATCACCGTTAACGCGGTTGCGCCCGGTTACGTCGAGACCGCCATGACCGACGTGCTCGTGCCGGAGCTGAAGGAACACGTGCTCAAGATGGTCCCGCTGGGCCGAGCCGGCACCGCGCGGGACGTCGCCAACGCCGTGCGTTTTCTCGCTTCCGAGGAGGCGTCCTACATTACCGGCCACGTGCTCTGCGTCAATGGCGGCATGCTGATGGGCTAGCTCGCAGCCCGTCACCAGCCCACTGACCACTGATTCTTGGTGTCTCCGAGGTTAAGACCCGTTTCGTTACCATAACGGGAAACGGCGTCCTGATTGGCTTTGCGCATGGCCCACCTAAGATTGTCGAAAATTGTGCTTGCGCAGCCGTTCTACTCTGGTTACTATGCATACCACCCCCAAATAGCCCTAAGACTGTTTTAAGCCAACATGAATATCGGCGAAACCATCCGCAACTTCCGTCTACAAAAAGGCATGTCCCAAGGCGACATCGAAAAGCGCACCGGGTTATTGCGCTGCTACCTGTCACGCGTGGAGAACGGCCATACCATTCCTTCCCTGGATACCCTGGCCAAGATTGCCGGCGCCATGGAAGTGCCGCTGGCCCAGTTCTTCGTCGGCGACCCGCGCGACAACGGCGCTCGCAACTTGCCGCAGTTGAGCGAGGACGAGATCCGCTTCCTGACGCAGATCCGGCGCTATTCCTCCAGCCTCAACGACAGTGATCGCAAACTGGTGCTCGCCATGGTCAAGAAGATGGCCGGCGGGGCAGGCAAATAGCTCCCGAGTTGCGAGTTGTCAGTTGCGAGGGATTCGATCTTGATTCTTGAAGCGGGGCGCTGCGGCGCTCCGCTCGCTTTTCCGACGGCCGACAGCCGATTCGCCAACGGCCAATTGGCGTGCGCTGCTAGCTGACAGCTAGTACGGCGAGAACGTCAGCGTCTTATCTTTCTTCTCCACCC of the Terriglobia bacterium genome contains:
- the fabG gene encoding 3-oxoacyl-[acyl-carrier-protein] reductase gives rise to the protein MAETGAAYRGIRLDGRVALVTGASQGIGRACAIALAEAGAAVALAARNEQKLAETADLIRAAGGVAETFKIDVAKEDEIKSGIKAAIAKLGKLDILVNNAGITRDHLALRMKRADWDDVISTNLTGAYLCSQQVLGSMLRQHWGRIINITSVFGQMGQAGQANYAASKAGMIGLTVALAREVASRNITVNAVAPGYVETAMTDVLVPELKEHVLKMVPLGRAGTARDVANAVRFLASEEASYITGHVLCVNGGMLMG
- a CDS encoding DUF5752 family protein; amino-acid sequence: MATVQALSIADRWARVPFYFNSAAHLLRIGRERATNLSELLEALRTCPNDSIFQHTFQTLQEHHFIREGFSNDFAHWAFAACNEVGLAERLASIDVREFTSIPDLRGRLVAVVEEYLKRNPRARDRAALEPFYFCASDTVVIPTPFVARNLQEFIDSLRKVSIHSIHYHFIEARLRLKLNSNDFSLWLEDEMDLGSVGVRMNRIDIYTLTLHDIRDQILRILERAAQSAGRSAH
- a CDS encoding helix-turn-helix domain-containing protein, which codes for MNIGETIRNFRLQKGMSQGDIEKRTGLLRCYLSRVENGHTIPSLDTLAKIAGAMEVPLAQFFVGDPRDNGARNLPQLSEDEIRFLTQIRRYSSSLNDSDRKLVLAMVKKMAGGAGK
- a CDS encoding cation:proton antiporter; its protein translation is MPQHVDTFLLELFAIFVWAKVFGELFERLYVPAVLGEILAGIILGPHATGLVTPSDTVGSIAEIGAIFLLFTVGLDTRPQDLLRVGRQSLRVALAGVAVPFLLGFTYLHLKGGPVHESVFVAAAMVATSVGITARVLSDIHALNTREARIILGAAVFDDILGMIVLAIVAGLATGGSIRWIHILVLVVEALGFAIFMIFIGPRLVGRMRTPLQSMSTRDAPLILALAICLGLSVAATKIGMAAIIGAFFAGLMFADYSPEWNLQPRVHAINEFLAPFFFFVMGTRLNIHLFTGSVWATAIIISLLAIVSKVLGCGLPMLGEGMSTAAKIGVGMMPRGEVALIVALIGLQMNAISQQGYAVVIFMGGVTTLLAPPLLRYLFRNLEPETGPPDGLEKDMRESRLG